The proteins below come from a single Geobacillus thermoleovorans genomic window:
- the gatC gene encoding Asp-tRNA(Asn)/Glu-tRNA(Gln) amidotransferase subunit GatC — translation MSRISIEQVKHVADLARLAITDEEAEMFTKQLDAIITFAEQLNELDTENVPPTSHVLDMRNVMREDIPEPGLPREEVLKNAPDQQDGQFRVPAILE, via the coding sequence ATGTCGCGAATTTCGATTGAACAAGTGAAACATGTCGCCGATTTGGCGCGGTTGGCGATTACGGATGAAGAGGCCGAGATGTTTACGAAACAGCTCGATGCGATTATTACGTTTGCCGAGCAGCTGAATGAATTGGATACGGAGAACGTTCCGCCGACTTCGCACGTGCTTGATATGAGAAACGTGATGCGCGAGGATATTCCAGAACCGGGGCTGCCGCGCGAAGAAGTGTTGAAAAACGCGCCAGATCAGCAAGACGGCCAGTTCCGTGTGCCGGCCATTTTAGAGTAA
- the gatA gene encoding Asp-tRNA(Asn)/Glu-tRNA(Gln) amidotransferase subunit GatA gives MSLFDHSVSELHTLLKKKEVSISDLVDESYRRIDEVEEKVQAFLTLNEEQARAKAKELDNQLAKGEETNPLFGLPIGIKDNIVTKGLRTTCASKILYNFDPIYDATVMERLNAAGTITIGKLNMDEFAMGSSTENSGFQLTRNPWDLERVPGGSSGGSAAAVAAGEVPFALGSDTGGSIRQPAAFCGVVGLKPTYGRVSRFGLVAFASSLDQIGPITRTVEDNAYVLQAIAGVDPMDSTSANIPVPNYVEALTGDIKGLKIAVPKEYLGEGVDEGVRQSVLAALAVLEKLGAAWEEVSLPHSKYALATYYLLASSEASANLARFDGVRYGYRTDNAKNLIDMYKLTRSEGFGAEVKRRIMLGTFALSSGYYDAYYKKAQKVRTLIKRDFENVFERYDVIIGPTTPTPAFKIGEKTSDPLTMYMNDILTIPVNLAGVPAISVPCGFVDGLPVGLQIIGKHFDESTVYRVAHAFEQATDYHKQKPVL, from the coding sequence ATGTCGCTTTTTGACCATTCCGTGTCAGAATTACATACGTTGCTGAAGAAAAAAGAAGTGTCGATTTCCGATTTAGTCGACGAATCGTACCGCCGCATCGATGAAGTGGAAGAGAAAGTGCAAGCGTTTTTAACATTAAATGAAGAACAGGCGCGGGCGAAAGCGAAAGAGTTGGATAACCAGCTCGCCAAAGGCGAAGAAACGAACCCGCTGTTCGGCTTGCCGATCGGCATTAAAGACAACATCGTCACAAAAGGGCTGCGTACGACATGCGCCAGCAAAATTTTGTACAACTTTGACCCGATTTACGACGCCACTGTCATGGAGCGGTTGAATGCCGCAGGGACGATCACGATCGGGAAGTTGAACATGGACGAGTTCGCCATGGGCTCGTCGACGGAAAACTCCGGGTTTCAGCTGACGCGCAACCCGTGGGACTTAGAGCGCGTTCCGGGCGGCTCAAGCGGCGGTTCGGCGGCGGCGGTGGCGGCCGGCGAAGTGCCGTTTGCTTTAGGTTCTGATACGGGCGGTTCGATCCGCCAGCCGGCGGCGTTTTGCGGGGTCGTCGGGTTGAAACCGACGTACGGACGCGTCTCGCGCTTCGGGCTTGTTGCGTTTGCGTCGTCGCTGGACCAAATCGGCCCGATTACGCGCACGGTCGAAGACAACGCGTATGTATTGCAAGCGATCGCGGGCGTCGACCCGATGGATTCGACTTCAGCGAACATTCCAGTGCCGAACTATGTGGAGGCGTTAACGGGCGATATCAAAGGGTTGAAAATCGCTGTGCCGAAAGAATATTTAGGTGAAGGCGTCGATGAAGGCGTGCGCCAGTCAGTGCTTGCGGCGCTTGCCGTGCTTGAGAAGCTTGGCGCGGCGTGGGAAGAAGTGTCGCTGCCGCATTCAAAATACGCCTTGGCGACGTACTATTTGCTCGCTTCGTCCGAGGCATCAGCGAACTTGGCTCGCTTTGACGGCGTCCGCTACGGCTATCGGACGGACAACGCGAAAAACTTGATCGATATGTATAAACTGACGCGAAGCGAAGGGTTTGGGGCGGAGGTCAAGCGCCGCATTATGCTCGGGACGTTCGCGTTAAGCTCGGGCTATTACGATGCGTATTACAAAAAAGCGCAAAAAGTTCGGACGTTGATCAAGCGCGACTTCGAAAACGTATTTGAACGATATGACGTCATCATCGGCCCGACAACGCCGACGCCGGCGTTTAAAATCGGCGAGAAAACGAGTGATCCGCTGACGATGTACATGAACGACATTTTAACGATTCCAGTCAACCTTGCGGGTGTACCGGCGATTTCTGTGCCGTGCGGCTTTGTTGATGGCTTGCCGGTCGGCTTGCAAATTATCGGCAAGCACTTTGATGAAAGCACCGTCTACCGCGTCGCCCACGCTTTTGAACAAGCGACCGACTACCATAAGCAAAAACCGGTGTTGTAA
- a CDS encoding VOC family protein, with translation MNVAFDHLVHLTERPEQAKTAFEQWGFTAIHGGRHPSWGTYNALCCFEHLRYIEWIGIADEQTAKTCGNPLIDQLVADRQEGNGFSQFAFRTNNIGAVAAHLKRNGFTPIGPLPGSRERDDGKRLTWSMLFIEDDTDGAFRYPFFIQWGDGDDVRMNELAPLMHHRIGASSLSSIGVYTLDLRRAIDAYRRLFGLPVPRFGRDEAGAYAELAVGGIALCFYEADHRPSTRPFLCRLVGMQEQRRIEIDGGTYIVSRP, from the coding sequence ATGAATGTCGCGTTTGACCATCTCGTCCACTTAACCGAACGACCGGAGCAAGCGAAAACGGCGTTTGAACAATGGGGGTTTACAGCCATCCACGGCGGCCGCCATCCGTCATGGGGAACGTATAACGCATTATGCTGCTTCGAGCATTTGCGCTACATTGAGTGGATCGGCATCGCCGATGAGCAGACGGCGAAAACATGCGGAAATCCGCTCATCGACCAGCTTGTCGCCGACCGCCAAGAAGGAAACGGCTTCTCCCAATTTGCCTTCCGCACGAACAACATCGGAGCGGTGGCGGCACATCTCAAACGAAACGGGTTTACCCCAATCGGTCCGCTCCCCGGCAGCCGCGAGCGCGATGACGGCAAGCGGCTGACATGGTCGATGCTGTTTATCGAAGACGACACAGACGGTGCATTTCGCTATCCGTTTTTCATCCAATGGGGCGACGGTGATGACGTGCGGATGAACGAGCTGGCGCCGCTCATGCACCATCGAATCGGGGCTTCTTCTTTGTCGTCCATCGGCGTCTATACGCTTGACCTTCGCCGCGCCATCGACGCGTATCGGCGGCTGTTTGGCCTTCCTGTCCCTCGCTTTGGGCGCGATGAGGCAGGGGCGTACGCTGAACTAGCCGTCGGCGGCATCGCCCTTTGTTTTTATGAAGCCGACCATCGACCGTCAACGCGCCCTTTTTTGTGCCGGCTTGTGGGCATGCAGGAGCAGCGCCGCATCGAAATCGATGGCGGGACGTATATCGTTTCCAGGCCGTGA
- a CDS encoding flavin monoamine oxidase family protein, with product METMIAIIRNGLTKTSTPQNIVIIGAGMAGLVAASLLKQAGHRITILEASERVGGRIYTLRSNFRDDQYLEAGAMRIPHTHQLTLEYIKKFNLPLHPFINSTPRDILYFRGVKARLGEYERHPDLFGFPVAPHERGKTASQLLQMAIRPVIQFIEQNPEKHWPIVIEQLDRYSLDAYLRYNPFGLPLSVGAIDMIKAVLSLEGFPELSFLEMLRELMVLFTPNIRFYEIVGGNDRLPKAFLPQLKDEIFFSHKVQKIVQHENGVTIHATHTKILQPFQITADRVIVTIPFSILQFIEMEPRHSFSENKWKAIRELHYVGSTKTGIQFKTRFWEKEGMFGGKTVSDLPIRYTQYPSQGIGTAGPGVVLASYTWEDDTIPWDSLSDEERLEYTLKNLAVLHGEQVYREFETGTSHSWVRYPYSGGAFTMMKPNQVTELSPYIAAPEGRVHFAGEHASTHHGWIQGAIESGIRAAYEVNNLPA from the coding sequence ATGGAAACGATGATTGCGATCATCCGAAATGGGTTGACGAAAACATCCACCCCTCAAAACATCGTCATTATCGGCGCCGGAATGGCCGGACTTGTCGCAGCGTCATTGCTGAAGCAAGCCGGCCATCGCATCACGATTCTTGAAGCGTCCGAGCGGGTCGGCGGCCGAATCTACACGCTCCGCTCCAACTTTCGCGACGACCAGTATCTTGAAGCTGGCGCCATGCGCATCCCGCACACCCATCAATTGACATTGGAATACATCAAAAAATTCAACTTGCCGCTTCACCCGTTTATCAACAGCACTCCGCGCGACATTCTGTATTTTCGCGGCGTGAAAGCGCGCCTTGGTGAATATGAGCGGCATCCCGACCTCTTTGGCTTTCCGGTCGCCCCGCATGAACGAGGCAAAACCGCTTCCCAATTATTGCAGATGGCGATTCGTCCGGTCATTCAATTCATCGAACAAAATCCGGAAAAACATTGGCCGATTGTCATTGAACAGCTCGACCGCTACTCGCTGGACGCCTATTTGCGCTACAACCCATTCGGTCTACCGTTGTCCGTGGGAGCCATCGATATGATCAAAGCCGTTCTCTCGTTAGAAGGATTCCCTGAACTTTCGTTTCTGGAGATGCTGCGCGAACTGATGGTGCTGTTTACGCCGAATATTCGCTTTTATGAAATTGTCGGCGGCAACGATCGGCTTCCCAAAGCTTTTTTGCCGCAGCTGAAGGACGAGATTTTCTTTAGCCATAAAGTGCAAAAAATCGTCCAGCACGAAAACGGCGTCACCATCCACGCCACCCATACAAAAATTCTCCAGCCGTTTCAAATCACCGCAGATCGCGTGATCGTCACCATCCCGTTTTCGATTTTGCAGTTTATCGAAATGGAGCCGCGCCATTCGTTTTCCGAAAACAAATGGAAAGCGATCCGCGAACTGCATTACGTCGGCTCGACGAAAACCGGCATCCAATTTAAAACACGATTTTGGGAAAAAGAAGGGATGTTCGGCGGCAAAACGGTCTCGGACTTGCCGATTCGATACACTCAATATCCGAGCCAAGGCATCGGCACGGCAGGGCCTGGCGTCGTATTGGCCAGCTATACGTGGGAAGACGACACGATCCCGTGGGACAGCTTAAGCGATGAAGAGCGGCTTGAATACACGCTCAAAAACTTAGCTGTCCTCCATGGCGAACAAGTGTACCGTGAATTTGAAACCGGAACAAGCCATAGCTGGGTTCGCTATCCGTACTCAGGCGGCGCCTTCACGATGATGAAGCCGAATCAAGTGACGGAGCTGTCGCCGTATATCGCCGCTCCCGAAGGAAGGGTGCATTTTGCCGGGGAACACGCTTCCACCCACCACGGATGGATTCAAGGCGCCATTGAATCCGGCATCCGAGCCGCTTATGAAGTGAACAATTTGCCAGCTTAG
- a CDS encoding CamS family sex pheromone protein, which yields MKRISPLRSLVACRWTNRARKRLAAVGLASICLLSACAPKFDKGEEVVQDKGSKQQEAVIPKYNIADSYYRVILPFKPSGARGEVVNDLNTRLDVDEFETGLMRLATEQFPSDEYLFQEGQYLDSETVGKWLARKKTTRQLKEEKMKPEDNIGLNPPISDTGTNEQKNKQSPIYLASILEHDYLVKIDNDKVKLGGIAIGLALNSVHYYSTEQGYPREVKIKDDVIEREGKRIAAEVLKRLRSMKGLGNVPITIALYKQAPRSSVVPGHFFAVAHVDEGSSTIDDWEAVNEEYYLFPSDEAEENHRDDWLKFNNFKSDVEDFFPNYTGIVGRGLYVNDQLQKLTINITMPFYGKAEVIGFTQYVTGLVMEKFPDYITVNVYIASAGQPESLIVRQAKADEPFVHIYQ from the coding sequence ATGAAACGAATCTCACCACTTCGCAGTTTGGTTGCCTGCCGTTGGACGAATCGGGCCCGAAAGCGGTTGGCCGCTGTCGGCCTCGCTTCGATTTGTTTGTTGTCTGCGTGTGCGCCGAAGTTTGACAAAGGTGAGGAAGTCGTGCAAGACAAAGGCAGCAAACAGCAAGAAGCCGTCATCCCGAAATACAACATTGCCGACTCGTATTACCGCGTCATCCTTCCGTTCAAACCGTCCGGGGCCCGTGGGGAGGTCGTCAATGATTTAAATACGCGCCTTGATGTCGACGAATTTGAGACGGGGCTCATGCGCTTGGCCACTGAGCAGTTTCCGTCGGATGAGTACTTGTTCCAAGAGGGGCAATATTTAGACAGCGAGACGGTTGGAAAATGGCTCGCTCGCAAGAAGACGACTCGCCAGCTGAAGGAAGAGAAAATGAAGCCGGAAGACAACATCGGCTTAAACCCACCGATCAGCGACACGGGAACAAACGAACAAAAAAACAAACAAAGCCCGATTTATTTGGCGAGCATTTTGGAACATGATTATTTGGTGAAGATCGACAACGACAAAGTGAAGCTCGGCGGCATCGCTATCGGCCTGGCGTTAAACTCCGTCCACTATTATTCGACCGAGCAAGGCTATCCGCGGGAGGTCAAAATCAAAGACGATGTCATCGAACGGGAAGGAAAGCGGATCGCCGCCGAGGTGCTGAAGCGGCTGCGGAGCATGAAAGGGCTTGGGAACGTGCCGATTACGATCGCCCTGTACAAACAAGCGCCCCGTTCATCTGTTGTTCCAGGCCACTTTTTCGCCGTCGCCCATGTCGATGAAGGAAGCAGCACCATCGATGATTGGGAGGCGGTGAACGAGGAATATTATTTATTCCCGTCTGATGAGGCGGAAGAAAACCACCGCGACGACTGGCTGAAATTCAATAATTTTAAATCAGACGTTGAGGACTTTTTCCCGAACTACACCGGCATCGTCGGCAGAGGGCTGTATGTCAACGACCAGCTTCAGAAGTTAACGATCAACATTACGATGCCGTTTTACGGCAAAGCGGAAGTGATCGGCTTTACCCAATACGTGACCGGCTTGGTGATGGAAAAATTCCCGGACTACATCACCGTCAACGTCTACATCGCCTCGGCCGGCCAGCCGGAAAGCCTCATCGTGCGCCAGGCGAAAGCAGACGAGCCGTTTGTGCATATTTATCAATGA
- a CDS encoding LOG family protein has translation MKAICVFCGSSYGQSVKYKEAAKELGTFLARSGMTLIYGGGKRGLMGEVAEAALRHQGRVVGVIPQFLKDREVAHNRLSELLVVDTMHTRKAKMYESADGFIALPGGYGTYEELFEVLSWSRVGLHQKPIGLLNVDGFFDPLLHLLRHTVENGFAAPEDLDLIVSAEDVSTLYERMKTFRHHRCSGT, from the coding sequence ATGAAAGCCATCTGTGTGTTTTGCGGATCAAGTTATGGACAAAGCGTAAAATACAAGGAAGCGGCGAAAGAGCTCGGAACGTTTTTAGCCCGAAGCGGCATGACGCTCATTTATGGCGGCGGAAAACGCGGCTTGATGGGGGAAGTCGCGGAGGCGGCGCTTCGGCATCAAGGGCGCGTGGTTGGGGTCATTCCGCAATTTTTGAAGGACCGGGAAGTGGCGCATAATCGATTGAGCGAACTGTTGGTCGTCGATACGATGCATACGCGCAAAGCGAAAATGTATGAGTCGGCCGACGGGTTTATCGCCCTGCCAGGAGGGTACGGGACGTATGAAGAGCTGTTTGAAGTGCTCTCATGGTCGCGCGTCGGCCTCCACCAAAAACCGATCGGCCTGCTCAACGTGGACGGGTTTTTCGACCCCCTTCTTCATTTGCTTCGGCATACAGTCGAAAACGGATTTGCCGCGCCGGAAGATCTCGATCTGATTGTCAGTGCTGAGGATGTTTCGACGCTGTATGAGCGGATGAAGACGTTCCGCCATCATCGCTGTTCTGGAACATGA
- the ligA gene encoding NAD-dependent DNA ligase LigA, with protein sequence MDRQQAERRAAELRELLHRYGYEYYVLDRPSVPDAEYDRLMQELMAIEEQYPELKTSDSPTQRIGGPPLEAFRKVTHVVPMMSLANAFDEGDLRDFDRRVRQEVGEAAYVCELKIDGLAVSVRYEDGYFVQGATRGDGTTGEDITENLRTIRSLPLRLKEPVSLEARGEAFMPKASFLRLNEERKARGEELFANPRNAAAGSLRQLDPKVAASRQLDLFVYGLANAEELGIESHSEALDYLQALGFKVNPERRRCANIDEVIAFVNEWHEKRPQLPYEIDGIVIKVDSFAQQRELGATAKSPRWAIAYKFPAEEVVTTLIGIEVNVGRTGVVTPTAILEPVRVAGTTVQRATLHNEDFIREKDIRIGDAVIIKKAGDIIPEVVGVVVDRRDGDETPFVMPTHCPECESELVRLDGEVALRCLNPKCPAQLRERLIHFASRAAMNIEGLGEKVVTQLFNAGLVHDVADLYRLTKEQLIGLERMGEKSATNLLAAIEASKQNSLERLLFGLGIRYVGAKAAQLLAEHFETMERLEKATKEELMAVPEIGEKMADSIIAFFSQPEAAELLHELRLYGVNMAYKGLKRAAEAPADSAFAGKTVVLTGKLASMSRNEAKEEIERLGGRVTGSVSRSTDIVIAGEDAGSKLEKAQQLGIEIWDESRFLQEISRGKR encoded by the coding sequence ATGGACCGCCAACAAGCCGAACGGCGCGCGGCCGAGCTGCGCGAACTGCTGCACCGCTATGGCTACGAATATTATGTGCTCGACCGGCCGTCCGTCCCGGACGCCGAGTATGACCGGCTCATGCAAGAGTTGATGGCCATCGAGGAACAGTATCCGGAATTGAAAACGAGCGACTCGCCGACCCAGCGCATCGGCGGCCCTCCGCTTGAGGCGTTTCGCAAAGTGACGCATGTTGTTCCCATGATGAGTCTCGCGAACGCGTTTGACGAAGGGGATTTGCGCGATTTTGACCGCCGCGTCCGCCAAGAGGTCGGCGAAGCAGCGTACGTGTGCGAGTTGAAAATCGATGGTCTCGCTGTCTCCGTCCGCTATGAAGATGGTTATTTCGTCCAAGGGGCGACGCGCGGCGACGGAACGACCGGCGAGGACATTACGGAAAATTTGAGAACGATCCGTTCACTGCCGCTTCGGCTGAAGGAGCCGGTGTCGCTGGAGGCGCGCGGCGAGGCGTTCATGCCGAAAGCGTCGTTTTTGCGCTTGAATGAGGAGCGAAAAGCCCGAGGCGAGGAGCTGTTTGCCAACCCGCGCAACGCTGCGGCTGGCTCGCTCCGCCAGCTCGATCCGAAAGTGGCGGCGTCGCGCCAGCTCGATTTGTTCGTTTATGGTTTGGCCAATGCTGAAGAGCTTGGCATTGAGTCGCACAGCGAGGCGCTCGACTACTTACAGGCGCTTGGGTTTAAAGTGAATCCCGAGCGGCGGCGCTGCGCCAACATCGATGAGGTGATCGCCTTCGTCAACGAGTGGCACGAAAAACGGCCGCAGCTGCCGTACGAGATCGACGGCATCGTCATTAAAGTCGACTCGTTCGCCCAACAGCGGGAGCTTGGTGCGACGGCAAAAAGCCCGCGCTGGGCGATCGCCTACAAATTCCCAGCCGAGGAAGTGGTGACGACGCTCATCGGCATTGAGGTGAACGTCGGCCGCACGGGCGTCGTCACTCCGACAGCGATCTTAGAGCCGGTCCGCGTCGCCGGCACGACCGTGCAGCGCGCCACTCTTCATAATGAAGATTTTATACGGGAAAAAGACATTCGCATCGGCGATGCGGTCATCATTAAAAAAGCGGGCGACATCATCCCGGAAGTGGTCGGCGTCGTCGTCGACCGGCGCGACGGGGATGAAACGCCGTTTGTGATGCCGACGCATTGTCCGGAATGCGAAAGCGAGCTCGTCCGCCTAGATGGAGAAGTGGCGCTCCGTTGCTTAAACCCGAAATGCCCGGCCCAGCTGCGCGAACGGCTCATCCATTTTGCCTCAAGAGCAGCGATGAACATTGAAGGGTTGGGCGAAAAAGTCGTCACCCAACTGTTTAACGCTGGCCTCGTCCACGATGTCGCCGATTTGTACCGGCTGACGAAAGAACAGCTCATCGGTTTGGAACGGATGGGCGAAAAGTCAGCAACCAACTTGCTTGCAGCGATTGAGGCATCGAAGCAAAACTCGCTCGAGCGGTTGCTGTTCGGTCTTGGCATCCGCTACGTCGGAGCGAAAGCCGCCCAACTTTTGGCTGAGCATTTTGAAACGATGGAGCGGCTGGAAAAAGCGACGAAAGAGGAATTGATGGCCGTGCCGGAAATTGGCGAGAAAATGGCGGACTCGATCATCGCCTTCTTTTCCCAGCCAGAAGCGGCCGAGCTGCTCCATGAGCTGCGGCTTTACGGCGTCAACATGGCATACAAAGGGCTGAAGCGGGCGGCTGAAGCGCCTGCTGACTCCGCCTTCGCCGGCAAAACGGTCGTCTTGACCGGCAAACTCGCGTCGATGTCGCGCAATGAGGCAAAAGAAGAGATTGAACGGCTCGGCGGGCGCGTCACCGGCAGCGTCAGCCGCAGCACCGACATCGTCATCGCCGGTGAGGACGCCGGATCGAAGCTGGAGAAAGCCCAGCAGCTTGGCATTGAGATTTGGGACGAATCACGATTTTTGCAAGAGATCAGCAGGGGGAAACGATGA
- the pcrA gene encoding DNA helicase PcrA — protein sequence MNFLSEKLLAHLNKEQQEAVKTTEGPLLIMAGAGSGKTRVLTHRIAYLMAEKQVAPWNILAITFTNKAAREMKERVQALLGGAAEDVWISTFHSMCVRMLRRDIDRIGINRNFSILDPTDQLSVIKAILKDKNIDPKKFEPRTILATISGAKNDLLTPEQFAKRASTYYEKIVGDVYQEYQQRLLRNHSLDFDDLIMTTIHLFDRVPDVLQYYQYKFQYIHIDEYQDTNRAQYTLVKKLADRFQNICAVGDADQSIYRWRGADIRNILSFERDYPNAKVILLEQNYRSTKRILQAANEVIAHNVNRKPKRLWTENPEGKPIVYYEAMNEVDEAQFVARRIQEAVESGERRYRDFAVLYRTNAQSRVIEEMFLKANIPYQIVGGLKFYDRKEIKDILAYLRVIANPDDDLSLLRIINVPKRGIGASTIDKLVRYAAEHELSLFEALGELEMIGFSAKTAGALAAFRGQLEQWTQLQEYVPVTELVEEVLDQSGYREMLKAERTIEAQSRLENLDEFLSVTKHFENVSDDKSLVAFLTDLALISDLDELNGTDQAAEGDAVVFMTLHAAKGLEFPVVFLIGMEEGIFPHLRSLENEDEMEEERRLAYVGITRAEEELVLTNAQMRTLFGNIQMNRPSRFLDEIPAHLLETVSRGKPSVSRSASARLQAGGAIRVWKVGDRANHRKWGIGTVVSVRGEGDDQELDIAFPSPIGIKRLLAKFAPIEKV from the coding sequence ATGAATTTTTTATCGGAAAAGCTGCTTGCGCATTTAAACAAAGAGCAGCAAGAAGCCGTTAAAACGACAGAAGGCCCATTGCTCATCATGGCGGGAGCGGGCAGCGGAAAAACGCGCGTGCTGACGCACCGGATCGCCTATTTGATGGCGGAAAAACAGGTGGCGCCGTGGAATATTTTAGCCATTACGTTTACGAACAAAGCGGCGCGTGAAATGAAGGAGCGGGTGCAGGCGCTCTTAGGCGGGGCGGCGGAAGACGTGTGGATTTCGACGTTCCATTCGATGTGCGTCCGCATGTTGCGCCGCGACATTGACCGCATCGGCATCAATCGCAATTTTTCCATCCTTGACCCGACGGATCAGCTTTCGGTCATCAAAGCGATTTTGAAAGACAAAAATATCGATCCGAAAAAATTTGAGCCGCGGACGATTTTAGCGACGATCAGCGGGGCGAAAAACGATTTGCTCACGCCCGAGCAATTCGCAAAGCGGGCATCGACGTACTACGAAAAGATCGTCGGCGACGTGTATCAAGAGTATCAACAGCGCCTTCTCCGCAATCATTCACTCGATTTCGACGATTTGATCATGACGACGATCCACTTGTTTGACCGCGTGCCGGATGTGCTTCAATATTACCAGTATAAGTTCCAGTACATCCATATCGATGAGTACCAGGATACGAACCGCGCTCAATATACGCTGGTGAAAAAGCTCGCAGACCGGTTTCAAAATATTTGCGCCGTCGGCGATGCCGACCAGTCGATTTACCGGTGGCGCGGGGCGGACATTCGCAATATTTTATCGTTTGAGCGCGACTACCCGAACGCGAAAGTCATTTTGCTTGAACAAAACTACCGCTCGACGAAACGCATTTTGCAGGCGGCAAATGAAGTCATTGCGCATAACGTCAATCGAAAACCAAAGCGGTTGTGGACGGAAAACCCGGAAGGGAAGCCAATCGTCTATTATGAAGCGATGAACGAAGTGGACGAAGCGCAATTTGTCGCCCGCCGCATTCAAGAGGCGGTTGAGAGCGGGGAGCGCCGCTACCGCGATTTTGCCGTGCTTTATCGGACGAACGCCCAGTCGCGCGTCATCGAGGAAATGTTTTTAAAAGCGAACATTCCGTACCAAATCGTCGGCGGCTTAAAGTTCTATGACCGGAAAGAAATTAAAGACATTCTCGCTTACTTGCGCGTCATCGCCAACCCCGATGACGATTTGAGCTTGCTTCGCATCATCAACGTGCCAAAGCGTGGCATCGGCGCCTCTACGATCGACAAACTTGTCCGCTATGCGGCCGAGCATGAGCTGTCCTTGTTTGAAGCGCTCGGCGAGCTGGAGATGATCGGCTTCAGCGCGAAGACGGCCGGGGCGCTCGCCGCGTTTCGCGGACAGCTTGAGCAATGGACGCAGCTGCAAGAATACGTTCCGGTGACGGAACTTGTGGAGGAAGTGCTCGACCAATCGGGCTACCGCGAGATGCTCAAGGCGGAACGGACGATTGAAGCGCAAAGCCGGCTTGAGAACTTGGACGAGTTTTTGTCGGTGACGAAGCATTTCGAAAATGTAAGCGACGATAAATCGCTCGTCGCCTTTTTAACCGACTTGGCGCTCATTTCTGATTTGGACGAGCTGAATGGGACAGATCAGGCGGCCGAGGGCGATGCCGTCGTCTTCATGACGCTGCACGCCGCCAAAGGGCTTGAGTTTCCGGTCGTGTTTTTGATTGGCATGGAAGAAGGCATTTTTCCGCATCTTCGTTCACTGGAGAATGAGGATGAAATGGAAGAAGAGCGGCGGCTGGCGTATGTCGGCATCACTCGGGCCGAGGAAGAGCTCGTATTGACGAACGCGCAAATGCGGACGCTGTTTGGCAACATCCAAATGAACCGGCCGTCGCGCTTTTTAGATGAGATTCCCGCGCATTTGCTGGAGACGGTCTCGCGTGGGAAACCGTCTGTTTCCCGTTCAGCGTCCGCTCGCTTGCAGGCAGGCGGCGCCATCAGGGTGTGGAAAGTCGGAGACCGGGCGAACCATCGGAAATGGGGAATCGGTACGGTTGTCAGTGTCCGTGGCGAAGGTGACGACCAAGAACTCGATATCGCCTTCCCGAGCCCGATCGGCATTAAACGTCTGCTCGCTAAATTTGCGCCGATTGAGAAAGTATAG
- a CDS encoding heptaprenylglyceryl phosphate synthase, with translation MEEIRAWRHVFKLDPNKPIDDERLERLCESGTDAVIVGGTDGVTIDNVLDLLARIRRFSVPCALEVTDVEALTPGFDVYLVPIVLNSRQAEWIIGRHHEAVKQYGDMMNWDEIAAEGYCILNPECKAAKLTRADTELDVDDIVAYARLAEHLYKLPIFYLEYSGVYGDPSVVEKVKQALDQTQLFYGGGITTSEQAEHMARYADTVVVGNAIYDAFEQALATVAAVKQMAGQRNGDDGK, from the coding sequence ATGGAGGAGATTCGCGCTTGGCGCCATGTGTTTAAACTCGACCCGAATAAACCGATTGATGACGAGCGCCTTGAGCGCCTTTGCGAGTCGGGAACGGATGCCGTCATCGTCGGCGGAACCGACGGGGTGACCATCGACAACGTGCTTGATTTATTGGCTCGCATCCGCCGTTTTTCGGTGCCATGCGCGCTCGAAGTCACCGACGTCGAAGCGCTGACGCCGGGATTTGACGTATATTTGGTTCCGATCGTGTTAAACAGCCGGCAGGCGGAGTGGATCATCGGCCGTCATCACGAGGCGGTGAAACAATACGGTGATATGATGAACTGGGATGAGATTGCCGCAGAGGGCTATTGCATTTTAAATCCGGAATGCAAGGCCGCCAAGCTGACGAGAGCCGATACGGAGCTTGACGTCGACGATATTGTGGCCTATGCCCGTTTGGCTGAGCATTTGTACAAGCTGCCGATTTTTTACCTTGAGTATAGCGGAGTTTATGGAGATCCGTCTGTCGTGGAAAAAGTGAAACAAGCGCTTGATCAGACGCAGCTGTTTTACGGCGGCGGCATCACAACTTCTGAGCAGGCGGAGCATATGGCGCGCTATGCCGATACGGTGGTCGTCGGCAACGCGATTTACGACGCGTTCGAACAGGCGTTGGCGACGGTGGCGGCGGTGAAGCAGATGGCTGGTCAACGCAACGGCGATGACGGAAAATAG